ACATATTTTGTCACCAACCCTGAACACCCTCCCAGCTAACCAAGAACTGACATTAAAATCGGGTCCCCAACCACCCTCGCCGCCGACGACGTGGTGGGTTCGAGCCGAAACCACAGCCCCACTCAGAACAACCACCTGCACAAGAAACACAGCAGCCAACACATTGAACACTAGTGCAGCCATCCCACTTTTCTTCCTTGTACGTAAATTAGAAAGgcaaaaagaggaagaagagagggAAGATATCCACAATTTCTCTTAGctaaattacactaaattaGTGCAGCACAGGATGAGATGGGATGGGACAGAGCAGTGAAGTTTAATAGCTCTATAAATAAGGTGGAAACTAATATAGGAGAGAGTGGTAGGTAGGTGCGTCCACTCTGCCCACCTTTCTCTAATTTCCTaaggggtgtgtgtgtagatGAAATTTgtgttctcttttttttttttggagatcATAAGAAGAAAACATACGTGTGAGATTGTGGATTCAGCATTTACGTTACTAGACTGGTAATAATCCACGTGCCTCCTAAACTACATTCACCTTCATTTTCACCTaccacatacacacacacacacacacatcgaCTCATTTATTTCTTCCCGCCGCCCGCTCCCTGCTCCCTCTCTCGGTCTTGACGCCTTTTCTTTGGTTTTCTAAAAATGAGTtgaggttttattaaatctaaaattatattgagaaATGCGATgagtatttaatattattttattaaaaatatattttggttgtAGTGCAAagttttttcatatataggTTGTTGGGTTGTGTTTTTCTCgaggaaatcaaaattattgtaataaatgtcAACACCATATTACTAGTTagtgttttataattttatatacactcacaattgaaaaaagtataaacTCAGTTCAAACTCAGGTTTATGGTATTCTCCTTCAAAATTGAAGCAAACAGAAAGATTTAGTAATTATTGGCAACATGTGATAtagattacatatataaatatgtaattttaaaaggaaaatatgaaAGATGGATTAATTGTGGGGAAAAAGAGCATTTATTAATAGTGGGCAGGAAGTGTGGGttcaattaatttgatgagtaataattaataatgggGTTGGGGTTGGCTGCTACTTCCAAAATTTACTTGtctatgtatacatatataaatagcatTAGGGTTTagctaattaatattttggaattattagtaggaaaaacaaaaagatgaGTTCGATCATAAACTGCATATTTGGGGTTTTGTTGGGCAACCTCTGAAATACAATGTTGCCTCACTTTCATGCTTTCTTTACAGGATAATATTactagaatatatatatattctttgaaTAATTCCAGGAATCGATAACTAGAATTAGCCCAACTCAGTGGCTTAGGATTACTTGGTCCTTGGCTGGgcttttatttgaattaagttTGATTGGGCCTaatcaatcataaaataaatataatatatctattgtataattaatttatttatttaattatactattaatatattatacttgttataAGTCATTTAAatccaatcaaatttttaatttgaattaaaagatGATGTGTCTGGCCATATCAACCAAGCTTTTATCATAAGACTACACTTGTCAGCTGCATGTGCCTGACTTATTTTGGATGTAAAggatattataatttagataccccaaagattaattttatccattatttttttaatacatgaTAATAGCTATCTTACCATTTGgatcaaataaagaaaataacatacaattaattggtactccaaatttaatttccaATTTTCTTATGAATCCATCCAACAAAGTGAAGAAAACACCATTTACTGGGAgtagaatattataatatcagCTTCCTCAGGCAACTTAAACCTCACCTTCTTCATCATCAGACAGTCTTCTAGTTTGCCTCGCGTTTCTGGGTGGTGTATGTGTAGCCGGTGGCCTCAGGCAGCAGAGCCTTTGTCCCATAATTTGGACAGGAAGGTAGCTggttaagaaaaaattgtacCAAGTGGGAAATGGTTTGCAGAGGTAGTGTAGATTGGGTTATAATGGTAAGTTTAATTAGTGTTAAGAGCGAATGATGGATGTTGCTCTGCTAAATTAGAATGGGATTCTTACAAAATTAAAGCGTGTTGCAGTTTTGTTTTGATCAGCATATGTCGTTGAACTCTCCAGAAGTGCATAATGTTAGATTGTTATCGGGTTAATTAggaatctctctctctctctctctctctatatatatatatatatatatatatatataccaattaagattattacatCCACCACTAACATTATTCGAATTATATCATAGGACGATTGACGAGTGTATGTGGACAATAACTCGGCCAAGTTCATAAAAATCTAATGTCGTAAAATTTCTGTTTCAGGGGTGGTGATGATGTTAGTGCACGTTGTGGACTCGACAatcttatcttttatttttgtgctCCAATAATATGGTGATTGGGATTAACAGTAAGTTATGGATAAGAGAGATTCAATGAACCCGGTCTGGAATGAACTTAGCCGTTGCACTCACCTTACTTATTATCTACCCCAATCTCCAAAACAAAATTCCTAATATTCTATTACAACTAATTACCCACACAAACTTTAgcatttctaaaataatattaattgatttagttattttattcaaaatacgaaaaattaaatcaattagcCTTAGTAAAAATGTCCTACATCTAATAAGATGTTTCATAATTAGAGAAAATTCTAACTAAAATCGAATTTGATcgtatttaaatcaattatataataagtacaatACACTTGTGGTAtgatgatttaaataaaaatgatcaattgcatgataaatgttttacacttattttgtgattggttgaatttgattaaattttatttaaaaaagattttttttcaagattagTAGTATATTAATTGACAAGAAAGTCAGTGAACACACTTAGTACCTGACTCAAGTGAAGATTGGTACACGTCATTTCATGTCATtcttccataattttttaattattagaataaattaagttGGATGATATAACGAACCTGGTCTGATTTCCCGCTCTAAGTACATTGGATGGCCTTATTCTTCACCAATGGTTActctcatttaattttagggataattgattatatatagattttttataatttaaaaaattatatataatattttttttacatttattatcatttaataaacaaattaatattagtcaaatttattgaaattatataattcagataaatttattatcaatttattgctgatcaaataaatattatgtattaaacATATGCAGCCACTGAATGTCTTCATCCACACAGTGGAGTGACTCCATTTTAGGTCCATAAGATGTTAACATAGTTGTACCATAATCACGACATATATAGCGACATCATTTCTCCAATTCCAGAcaaaccttttattttctctgtGTCTAAAAGCATAAAAGCATCCGCAATGGTCGATCGTCTTCCATTACTATCATTCTCTCTCGCAGCTCATAAACTAAAAGGCTAGATTCGAAAAGGACTacacaagaaagaaaataattaatttaccacAACCGGCAGAAATGGTGAAAATTCCGGTGAAGTTCAGACGGGCGGCGGCGGCGTTCGACCAGGCAGCCAGGGTTAGGTCATGGGAGAGCAGCGGGACCGAGCACTCTGCGGATTTGTCTCATCTCGTGAACTCGTTTCTCGAGAGCGAAATCATGAGAGAGGAAAAGACGAGTGATCAAGAGGTTGATGATCAGGATGTGGATGGTGGGGGTGAGATTGATGATGAACAACCTGAGAACAACTCTCCGGATTTTGAGTTGCAGAATCTTTTGAAGATGTTATTTGATCGTGAGGATGACGGCGTCAAAAGGAGCATTCGTGCAGAGGTGGAGAAGGCGGTGGGAGAACTTGGCGGCGATGAGAAGTTGTCAACGGATTTTAAACGCCGGTTAATGGCTCGGTTGCGCAGCAGAGGCTTTGACGCCGGTGAGCTTTCGTAATGAGTTTTTAGCACACCAATGACTTAATTTGGGCTCATCACAAACTTCATTATTCcaagttaattttctttttcaagatcaaTCATATTCCGTTAATTGCTTTGAAAGGGGTAAAAGTATtctattttaatctaatttcgTGCATTCAAATTATAACTACGTAGGCCTTTGCAAATCGAAGTGGGAGAAAAATGGCCGAAACCCATCGGGTAACTACGAGTACGTCGACATCAATGCAGGCGGAAACCGATACATAATTGAAGTATCTCTAGCGGGAGAGTTCACAATTGCACGTCCCACGGGTCGCTACGCTTCATTGCTGGATGTTTTCCCTCCTATTTTCGTTGGGAAACCTGAGGAGCTGAAGCAGGTGGTGAGAGTCATGTGCAGAGCCATCAGAGAGTCGCTGAAGAGCATGGAGTTAAGCGTGCCGCCATGGCGATGCCTAGCCTACACGCAGGCCAAGTGGTTTGGCTCCTATAAACGAACAATTAAAGAAATTCCAAGCCTTAAGGTGCTGAAGGACTTGGGCTGGGATCGACTGGTTGGTTTCGTGCCGGTAAGGAGTGCTTCTGTGTATTGCAGGGAGGATTTTGCTGCTAAAACTACAGTTAGAAGTGGGAACTTGGATGCCATTTTGAACCGCTAGGAAATGGGATTGTAAATTGTACGCAGCAAGCTACTAGCTAAACTGATTATTGGGCCGGTCGGAGGAAGATGATGAAGCCAATTAAGAGCCAGGATAGAGATATGAGTTGCTACGGCCCATCTGAAGCAAAACTGAGGGCAGCCTCGTATGCAGAATTGGTTGATATAGTTGAGAAGATGTAAATGGCTTCCTGGTCGTATTTGATTTTGGAAACTAGGAATATTTTTCTAGAGAAGAAAGATTCTCATCAATCGAAATGGCTAGTCGGATTTGTATAGTGTTTTATTGCAATTTCAGAAATAAACtccaaattgatttttgaattgATATAAAGCGTATGATATTCAGACCAACTTTTTGTTGAtcactaatttttattcaacttagGCACATGTATTTTGCCACGGGATAATCAAAATGATAATTCAATCACTATCCTAGACACTATCTATTATAACGAAAAAAACACTACTTCTATCTATATAAAACTTCttgtcataaaattatataaaagtcaATAACGACTTTGACATCCATATGTGCACTAATAATGGTAATGATATCATATACCAGCTTAATATTACAAACTATATCTGCAAATAACACCTTACTTTCCATGAATGAGAATCCCAGGAAACCAAAACctgttaattttgattatcaGAGTAGTGGTTAAAGCTTAACTAAGGCGCAACACCCTATTCGAAAGAAGAATAGAAGTACAAGTCAGTTCATAAAACTGTATGCTCAATTACActgcaaaattttcaatgttaATGCCaatattttccaaattattagGTTATTCAACTAGCTGTAATCACGCGTGCGCATAATATctcaagagaaaaaaaataagagcaTGTATATTAACTGACAATTACACCACCTCCCCCTTACACGTACAACCCTTGTAATTACCCTCCAACAAATAGTTCCATCTATTAATTTAGCAACAtagtagaataaaaaattatatttaatttcaattccctcattacaaattattttcatgctaaacaaatattttctaactaatttgattagaaaatcTTTTGATGactttcaataaatatataatattcaatcgaatataaacataaacttttattcaacttttttgttgaTGTCTATAaactttgtaaattttattgataggtggatttatttgttggacAGTAAAATACATCAAGAAtgctaagtgtaattttctaaataaaatgagaaatgcATGTCATATTATACCTTTTCTCAAGTGAGGAtgttgtaattatccctaactttaatgaattatatgatatattgatGGTATTTAGTTTACCTTGATGAGCTACAAGGGAATGTTGGCAAAAGAATAGAAGCATTATTCATTAAGAAGCCACAAAAGAGTCTAAGTTGCCCGAGCATAATAAGATACAGTGAACACATAGGCAATCTTCCAAGAGACTATAAAGAAGAATGTAAATATCAACGATAGGTGCTTGCTGCAGAAGCATGAAGATCATGTGTCTTCTTGAACAGAAGCTGTGGCATCTCTTCTCCCACAAAGTCTTCCCAAACATGTGTCGTTCGTTTGTGAGTTCTCAGCAACCAGGTAAAGACAGAACAGGCACAATCCTGCAACAAGAGCAGCAAGTATTCCTGAGCAATTTCAAAGAACTGGTATGGGATAATTTGGAGGGAGACCTTTATGAAAGAACAAACACTAGGAATATGCCAATCAGAATAAAAATGTCCTTTTCTCGTCAATAAAGATTGCGTGGGAAAGTtaatattacaagaaaaaggTTGTTAAAAGATCCACCAGCCAAGAAACTGCTTAAATTCTATGGTTCCTCAGAAGATCATGCCATCAACCCAAATCAGGCATTCTCAAGCAGTTTTTAAAGGGCCTATCAACAGTGTATGCAGCAAGAACGCAACCGGACAACTCATAGCAACAATACAACTAAAACACATCATATAAAAGCTTAAGCTGCTATATTCAATCTAGTTGTCGCCAATCTGGGGCAAGAATAACACAATAGCAAATGATGCAGTAGTCAGAAGATGCAAGTTCATTATACAGTATGCACGGTGGGAAACATAAACTCACCAATATAGGCAACGGTGACGCCTGAGATTGCTCTACCAATGACAGAAAGCACATAAAGACAGGCGACCACCTGTGGCCCAACAGAACAAAAATCAGGATTCTCTCTGCAGATGCAGCAATgggaaaaataaacttttttgtttGCAGTCCAAGTATTCAGTTGGAACAGAATTAAAGTGAAGAAATCGAAGGATGTAATTGTATGTTTGGGAACCCCACCTTGAGGAAGAGGCGTTTGTCATGACCGGTGGCGGCGACACGGAGGACGGACTCGGCGGCGCCGAGGGTGTTAGCCAGGCAGGCGAAGAGAGAATTAGCGGCATCTTGTGAGATCTGCCAGTGGAGCGGGTCAACGGGAACAGCAATGTTCATGTGGCGGAACAGAAGACCCAGGATCGCCAGCGAACAGAGGAGAACGATGAAGACGTCGGCGAAGAGAGACACAACGCTAGAATTTTGGTAAGCGCAGTGGTAATACACCAGCGTCCCACTCATCAATCCCATCAGTGGCCCAACAACCGCCACCATTACAGACGAGATTACCTATTctgctttttctttgttgttttgcagtCTAATTCAATCAATTCTGCTTCTATACCGAATAAACAGAATTTCACCTCACCAATTAAAAACAGATAGAATTACATCGAAATTCAACTGCAACCAAATTTTGCACGAAATTGTGCAATTtaatcaaaaagaaaagagaaatggagaaaaaagaTGTGAGAAGTTCGGTAAGCAGATATGTCGACAGAAACAGCCACCGGCCAGACAACTTCTCCCTATTAATAAATAGGACTACAGCCGCTTCTGGCAATCAAGAACAAAGGGTTCATCATTCACCCTGCCTTGGACTACATGTAGCCTTCTTTTTTGacacttttcaaaaataaaaataaaaatataaaattgaaagcaTGGCTAAAATCCATCTGATATGAATGAAGACGAGAAGAAAAGTGTTTGATGTTGATCAATTGAAAAGTGGAAACCCTAATCATTGATCGGTGGTCGGAGCTTGTGAAATTGACCGAGAAAATCCATTGGACCCGACTTGGGCCCAGTGGTAGCCCTATTTTTCACATCCCCGAGGCCCGTCACGGCTGCTAATTAATTTCTTGGCCTTCACTTTTCCCATTTATTTCAATCAGGAAATTAAGTTGAAAGATTTTAGGGATTATTATTAGCCAAATTACAGCTGCCTTCCctataatttagtataatcataaatattttttaatgtttaaaaaaattataagaagatttaattttaacatcatCTAATAACGAACACATTCCATTAACATCCATTAagtttcatataatttttgaggTAACTgtcaaaatatcatttgaattatgaattataattttatatatttttttaaaaaaattaaaatatctttatagACTAATATaccctttaaattatttattttacccaccttcaatcttttttataatatttttttccaagtCAAAATCTTGATTACAGTTAATTAGTTGGTTAAGTTTAGTTAGTTAATTGGTTTAGGTTCAACTGTATTTAGTTAGTAGGAGTTAATCTCAGTTATATAAGCTTCTTTTGCTGAGGTTTGGATGTAACGAAGAACTCATTTTCCTACTTTGAATACACTCTGTTTTGCTTATGGCTTCTTCACAGCAATCTCTGTTCTTTAATTCCTATTCTGAGAAAAACTTCTAAACATCGCCCGCAAGAAAAACTGCATTAGTTTTTTATTGTAGAATGATGAACTACAATGAGTGCCACCGTTTGATTCAAGAATCAAACCCCATAACGGCCTAAATTCAACATTTGCATCGTTGTCCACGTTATAACACAAAATTACATGTTTGATGGCACTAGAATAGGATGGATCAGCTCTACTGACCAGCCAAAGCACTTGGGAtgtggcagatgagtcgagaACAGGTGTGATAAAGAATGGAGAGTGCCAGCGGTGGACAATCATCGATGCCCACCTTAACCTGAAACCTCTCGTCCACGATTGGTGATGGTGTACAAAATGTTACTTCACTAGCGGTAATTGTTGGGGTTTTCTTTGCTTTGGATGAGTGGGACGCCGTCTTCTCGCCAGGTGATCCGCTCTTCACATAATGCTGCTGATACCTCCACATATAATTTATGCTCCTGATTCATATCAGTTAAGCATGGTCAACATAAGAACAATGTAGAATCAGCAAGAAAAACCCATAGTATTTGAACCAGAAGGAGTTTCTATAGCTACCAAGTGAACCACAAAGTTTTCATGTTGTTCCTCGAACATTTGATCATAAAGTTGAACATGACAGGCacaagaataaaagaaaaagaaaatgatggaATGTTCATGAGTTTGGCAGACCTCATGGAGAACCCTTGCAGCTAGCTCCTCAGCTGTATCCTTTGCAAGCACAGGCACCACCCTCTGAGCAAGGATACAACCCGTGTCATACTGCTCATCAACATAATGGATAGTAGGACCAGAATACCTATACAAACGCAAGGGACATAACACTAAGACATAATTAGTGAAACAGTTTCAGTTAACTGACCAACCAGACATTATTCTTCAGCTTATTAAGTGATGGAATTAGCTCAACAGGTTTTGCTTACTCAACCGGTGTTGGTAGGGTAGGGGGGAGGGGGATATTTTATTCTGGTGCTTTCCACTTCTTCCTCACTGGGCTAGTGGAAAGTTCACATTGTTTCAGTAATTAGATTGTTAACACTCATGGAACACCGGTAAAACACGGAAGACAGAAGAAAGCATATGGAACCTAGAGACTTGAATATTCTGTACTACTTAGAAAAGCTTCAGTACGCATCCACTGCTCAAACCAAGCCGGCATGAGGGAGCAGAGaggggagaaaaaaaatataaaggagTTGAAATGGTACTAGATCTTTATACCTTGCTCCAGAAGCAATGACTGCTTTATGCACCTTCATACCATAATACCCTTTTCCACCAAATGCAGGAAGAAGAGATGGATGAATATTCAGTATGGCCTTTGGATAAGCTCGGATCAATGCGGCAGGAATAAGTTTGAGATAACCAGCTAAAAGAATGAAGTCAACTTTTAAGGACCTGTGCACAAGGTAGAAGCATAAAACTGAAATCGGTGAGAAAAACTGACAGAGGAAAGAATGCTGCCGACATTTTTATGGAAGGGAAAAGAAGAATTTCTGTTGttacaacaaaataatatagataaaccaaaaataacactgacaaacaaaaaaagcTATAAGAATCACATGGAAACATAAAGTACCATGTGAACAATAGTCATAAATATAAGAACACAAAAGCTTTTGAAACTAATTTTGTTAATCTGACTAAACGAGTGAATGTTATAAAGTCCATCACTTTGTATAAAGATCATTTCTTTTGGACAGGTAAAAGAGTATCAAAATACGAGTACAAGCGCAGAAGAATTTCTACGCCATGTCTACATGAATGCCAAAATACACCATGCGCAGTAAAAACCATGTTCTACCATGGCAGACAACTTGgaaaattgaagtaaataaaaataaattcttacaATACTAAACTATGGGAagaactcttttttttttcggcaACTTGAATATTAGGCTATGGATTTAGCATAGAAGTAGGTCAGTGGctcttaaatttatcaaagaTTTCCATTAGGCTAGTCGTAAGATGCACatccaacaaaaatatcattttaaaactatttaacAATAACATTGCAGGAGGAGACATAATTTACCAgtaaaaatctattttttcttatctCACTTTTTACTAGAAAACAGAGCAGACGAGCATTTGAAGTATAAAGGGAATTCCCAGCTCTTGCTTTCTTTCCTACCTTTCGATGCTAGTTAGCTCTTTAACCTAATATTTCATTAGGTCCATAGCTAGACCGATAAGTCGCATCTAAGCTGCTTATAATTCTTGCCCCTCCCCGAGGGTCACTTCATTCCCGAATTCAAAAATTGCAGATATTCAGGCCTGGTAGCCTAAGCACAATATTTAGCAGAGCGTTGAACTAGAATAGTGAAAACGCAAATCTGAATAATCAGCACGCATTACACGATcagtttcaaaaaaataaacatcttACTTCAATGCAATTACAAGGTCTTCCGCAGAAAACACATCTTCCTTGTCTTTCCTTGTAGGAAAAACAATAACAGGAATACCCTTACAGCACGCATACTCTGCACCTCCACAATCTGCATCATATATGACCATATGATTGTATAACAATTGCGaataaatcagaaaaaaacaataatgcGATAAAATTTGCATTCTTGATAAGTTATGAATAACATAAACATCAGACGCCATGAATTGCAATAAAGTTTAAAGCTTTAACAATCAAGAATCCTCTAAATCATCTACATCACAAGCTAGCAGCTAAAGAACACAGAAACAAGAAGaatataaatgaagaaaaagcaATGTCATGAATCATCTACATCACAATACCATGTTTATTAGTGACCAGAACAACAATGTCACCGTGTACGGACCCATTAAGTGTGGCCTCATGAATCGACCTGAAATTGGAGCCTCCGCCTGAGACAAACACCGCCAAATTTTTCCTTCTAATTTTGGCTTTTGGCTTATCTTCTTCTACATCAGATATCCCTTTACACTCGGCTTTCTGGGCCCGATTTCTACACCGTTGCAAATTTCTCTTGGTGTCGGAATGAAAAGAACAATCACATTTCATAGAAACCCATTTCGGAAAACCGATTTCAGACAAAAAAGGTACGGCTAACTTGGTGAATAAACGGGCTTTGCGGGTTTGGACAGAAGAAACGGTAGGATTGAAAGACCCCCTGAGAATTACGTTTTGGATTTCCATTCAAACTGAAATTAGCAAAAAACGTAAATACAAATCCAGTAGGGTTTTACGGTCATAGGCAAAGTGGGGTTTATGTAATCGAAATGGGTTATGGTCCTCGTTAGAATTTAATACGTCCAA
This genomic window from Sesamum indicum cultivar Zhongzhi No. 13 linkage group LG12, S_indicum_v1.0, whole genome shotgun sequence contains:
- the LOC105175280 gene encoding uncharacterized protein LOC105175280, with amino-acid sequence MVKIPVKFRRAAAAFDQAARVRSWESSGTEHSADLSHLVNSFLESEIMREEKTSDQEVDDQDVDGGGEIDDEQPENNSPDFELQNLLKMLFDREDDGVKRSIRAEVEKAVGELGGDEKLSTDFKRRLMARLRSRGFDAGLCKSKWEKNGRNPSGNYEYVDINAGGNRYIIEVSLAGEFTIARPTGRYASLLDVFPPIFVGKPEELKQVVRVMCRAIRESLKSMELSVPPWRCLAYTQAKWFGSYKRTIKEIPSLKVLKDLGWDRLVGFVPVRSASVYCREDFAAKTTVRSGNLDAILNR
- the LOC105175281 gene encoding reticulon-like protein B22; its protein translation is MVAVVGPLMGLMSGTLVYYHCAYQNSSVVSLFADVFIVLLCSLAILGLLFRHMNIAVPVDPLHWQISQDAANSLFACLANTLGAAESVLRVAATGHDKRLFLKVVACLYVLSVIGRAISGVTVAYIGLCLFCLYLVAENSQTNDTCLGRLCGRRDATASVQEDT
- the LOC105175282 gene encoding phosphoribosylglycinamide formyltransferase, chloroplastic isoform X1, translated to MEIQNVILRGSFNPTVSSVQTRKARLFTKLAVPFLSEIGFPKWVSMKCDCSFHSDTKRNLQRCRNRAQKAECKGISDVEEDKPKAKIRRKNLAVFVSGGGSNFRSIHEATLNGSVHGDIVVLVTNKHDCGGAEYACCKGIPVIVFPTRKDKEDVFSAEDLVIALKSLKVDFILLAGYLKLIPAALIRAYPKAILNIHPSLLPAFGGKGYYGMKVHKAVIASGARYSGPTIHYVDEQYDTGCILAQRVVPVLAKDTAEELAARVLHEEHKLYVEVSAALCEERITWREDGVPLIQSKENPNNYR
- the LOC105175282 gene encoding phosphoribosylglycinamide formyltransferase, chloroplastic isoform X2, with the protein product MRPHLMDCGGAEYACCKGIPVIVFPTRKDKEDVFSAEDLVIALKSLKVDFILLAGYLKLIPAALIRAYPKAILNIHPSLLPAFGGKGYYGMKVHKAVIASGARYSGPTIHYVDEQYDTGCILAQRVVPVLAKDTAEELAARVLHEEHKLYVEVSAALCEERITWREDGVPLIQSKENPNNYR